A genomic segment from Ruegeria sp. TM1040 encodes:
- a CDS encoding GcvT family protein, producing the protein MKTTTRVAIIGGGVVGCSVLYHLTKLGWSDVMLIERSELTSGSTWHAAGGFHTLNGDTNMAALQGYTIKLYKELEAITGMSCGLHHVGGVTLAETQERFDMLKAERAKHRFMGLETEIVSPEEIKKIAPVTNIDGIIGGLYDPLDGHLDPSGTTHAYAKAARLGGATIETHCKVIETNQRPDGSWDVVTEKGTIHAEHIVNAGGLWAREVGAMAGIYFPLHPMEHQYIVTDEVPLIKEIVEAGGEHPHVMDPAGESYLRQEGRGLCIGFYEQPCRPWAVDGTPWNFGHELLPDDFDKIEDSIDFAYKRFPALAEAGVKSVIHGPFTFAPDGNPLVGPVPGVRNYWSACAVMAGFSQGGGVGLMLAQWMVDGECERDTAAMDVARYGDWITPGYTRPKVVENYQKRFSISYPNEELPAARPFRTTPMYDIFDEMGAVWGHQYGMEVPNYFAAEGEARFETPSFRRSNAFEATAREVKAVREGIGINEIHNFGKYRITGSGARAWLDRIMAGRVPQQGRLSLTPMLSPKGRLIGDFTISCLSEGEFQLTASYGAQAYHMRWFLQNLDANVSIENVSDQVNGFQIAGPKAAAVLQACTRTDISDMRFLDVRRLTVGMVDCVVQRVSYTGDLGYEIYCDLPSQRALWTTLWCEGQGHGMKPFGMRAMMSLRLDKFFGSWLSEFSPDYTAAETGLDRFISFKKPVEFIGRSAAEAERETGAERKLCAFEVDAEDADVVAYEPIWLDGDVVGFCTSGGYSHFAQKSIALGFVPVERATEGLEVEIEILGKKQRARLITEPLFDADGARMRG; encoded by the coding sequence ATGAAAACCACCACGCGTGTGGCGATTATCGGCGGTGGCGTTGTTGGCTGTTCCGTCCTCTATCATCTGACAAAACTTGGCTGGTCCGATGTGATGCTGATCGAGCGGTCCGAGCTTACCTCGGGCTCGACCTGGCACGCCGCCGGTGGCTTTCACACGCTCAACGGCGACACCAATATGGCGGCGCTTCAGGGCTATACCATCAAGCTCTACAAAGAGCTCGAGGCCATCACCGGCATGTCGTGCGGCCTGCACCATGTGGGCGGCGTGACCCTTGCGGAGACGCAAGAGCGATTTGACATGTTGAAGGCAGAACGTGCCAAACATCGCTTTATGGGACTTGAGACAGAGATCGTAAGCCCCGAAGAAATCAAGAAAATCGCGCCTGTCACGAATATTGATGGGATCATTGGCGGCCTCTATGATCCGCTCGACGGCCACCTGGACCCCTCCGGTACCACGCATGCCTATGCCAAGGCCGCGCGGTTGGGCGGCGCCACGATCGAGACCCATTGCAAGGTGATCGAGACCAATCAACGCCCTGACGGAAGCTGGGACGTGGTCACGGAAAAAGGCACCATCCACGCCGAGCACATCGTCAATGCAGGTGGGCTCTGGGCGCGCGAAGTGGGGGCAATGGCGGGCATCTATTTTCCGCTGCACCCGATGGAGCACCAGTATATCGTCACCGACGAGGTGCCGCTTATCAAGGAGATCGTTGAGGCGGGCGGCGAGCATCCGCATGTGATGGATCCCGCTGGTGAAAGCTATCTGCGTCAAGAGGGTCGCGGGCTCTGTATCGGTTTCTATGAACAACCCTGCCGGCCGTGGGCGGTTGACGGAACCCCGTGGAACTTTGGTCATGAACTCCTGCCGGATGACTTCGACAAGATCGAAGACAGTATTGATTTTGCGTATAAACGTTTCCCAGCGCTGGCCGAGGCTGGGGTGAAGTCCGTGATCCACGGCCCCTTTACCTTTGCGCCAGATGGCAATCCTCTGGTGGGGCCGGTTCCGGGCGTGCGCAATTACTGGTCGGCCTGCGCCGTGATGGCCGGGTTCAGCCAGGGCGGCGGTGTCGGGTTGATGCTTGCGCAATGGATGGTCGATGGCGAGTGCGAACGCGACACCGCAGCCATGGATGTGGCGCGCTATGGCGATTGGATCACCCCCGGCTACACGCGCCCCAAAGTGGTCGAGAACTATCAGAAACGCTTCTCGATTTCTTATCCGAACGAAGAACTGCCTGCCGCGCGCCCCTTCCGCACAACGCCAATGTACGACATCTTTGATGAGATGGGCGCTGTCTGGGGGCACCAATATGGCATGGAGGTGCCCAACTATTTTGCCGCCGAGGGCGAGGCGCGGTTCGAAACGCCCTCCTTCCGCCGCTCCAACGCCTTTGAGGCCACCGCCCGCGAGGTGAAAGCCGTGCGAGAAGGCATTGGAATCAATGAGATTCACAACTTTGGCAAATATCGCATCACAGGCAGCGGTGCGCGCGCCTGGCTCGATCGCATCATGGCGGGCCGCGTGCCGCAACAGGGCCGTCTGAGCCTCACGCCGATGCTCTCACCCAAGGGACGCCTGATCGGGGATTTCACGATTTCCTGCCTCTCGGAGGGGGAGTTCCAGTTGACGGCGTCATACGGTGCGCAGGCCTATCACATGCGCTGGTTCCTGCAAAATCTCGATGCGAATGTTTCCATCGAGAATGTGTCGGATCAAGTGAATGGCTTTCAGATCGCAGGGCCAAAGGCGGCAGCGGTGCTGCAGGCCTGCACGCGGACCGATATCTCCGACATGCGCTTTCTAGATGTGCGTCGCCTGACGGTCGGGATGGTGGACTGCGTGGTGCAGCGGGTCAGCTACACGGGTGATCTTGGGTATGAAATTTACTGCGACCTGCCGAGCCAGCGTGCACTCTGGACGACCCTCTGGTGTGAAGGTCAGGGCCACGGGATGAAGCCCTTTGGCATGCGGGCCATGATGTCTTTGCGCTTGGACAAGTTCTTTGGATCTTGGCTGTCGGAGTTTTCGCCGGATTACACGGCGGCAGAGACCGGTCTCGATCGCTTTATCTCCTTCAAGAAACCCGTTGAATTTATTGGGAGATCCGCTGCCGAAGCCGAGCGGGAAACCGGGGCGGAGCGAAAGCTCTGCGCGTTTGAGGTCGACGCCGAAGACGCCGATGTGGTTGCCTATGAGCCGATCTGGCTCGATGGAGACGTCGTGGGGTTCTGCACCTCAGGTGGTTACAGCCATTTTGCGCAGAAATCCATCGCGCTTGGTTTTGTTCCGGTTGAGCGCGCAACAGAAGGTCTCGAGGTGGAGATCGAGATCCTCGGCAAGAAACAGCGCGCGCGGTTGATCACCGAGCCCCTGTTCGACGCGGATGGCGCCCGTATGCGCGGCTAA
- the ssb gene encoding single-stranded DNA-binding protein — protein MAGSLNKVMLIGNLGRDPEVRSFQNGGKVCNLRIATSETWKDRNTGERREKTEWHSVAIFNEGLVRVAEQYLRKGSKVYVEGQLQTRKWQDQSGQDRYSTEVVLQGFGSTLTMLDGRGEGGGGGFGGGQGGGDYGGGGGGYGGGGSYGGGGGNQGGGFGGGGPSQNIDDDEIPF, from the coding sequence ATGGCCGGATCCCTGAACAAAGTAATGTTGATCGGCAACCTTGGCCGCGACCCCGAGGTGCGCAGCTTCCAGAACGGTGGCAAGGTCTGCAACCTGCGGATTGCGACCTCCGAAACCTGGAAAGACCGCAACACCGGCGAGCGCCGCGAGAAGACCGAGTGGCACTCGGTTGCGATCTTCAACGAAGGTCTGGTGCGTGTGGCAGAGCAATATCTGCGCAAAGGGTCCAAGGTCTATGTCGAAGGTCAGCTGCAGACCCGCAAGTGGCAAGACCAGAGCGGCCAGGATCGCTATTCTACTGAGGTTGTGCTGCAGGGCTTTGGCTCCACACTCACCATGCTCGACGGTCGTGGCGAAGGCGGCGGTGGCGGCTTTGGCGGTGGTCAGGGCGGCGGCGACTACGGTGGCGGCGGGGGCGGCTACGGTGGTGGCGGCAGCTATGGCGGCGGCGGTGGCAACCAGGGCGGTGGCTTTGGCGGCGGTGGCCCCTCGCAAAACATCGACGACGACGAAATCCCGTTCTGA
- a CDS encoding cytochrome-c peroxidase — protein MFKLLRHASCLILCAAPLVAAPYQTAEDLGEALFFETDLSLNRSQSCATCHDPAAGFVDPRGDAEGAFSRGDDGVSLGGRHAPTAAYASLSPAFHQNDAGEWVGGQFWDGRAADLAEQAGGPILNPIELGLSSQAEAIARLAAHPEYVESFQTLYSVDITTDTEAGFKALTQALAAFESSDVFQPFDSKYDRFLRGDVELSSEEELGRLLFFSEQFTNCNQCHQLRRSAIDPAEPFSDFRYHNIGVPANVAGRLENGVAEDWVDAGLYENPSVLDRAERGKFKTPTLRNVAVTGPYMHNGVFQDLRTVVLFYNRYNSKAASAQINPETGAPWGEIPVPDTLAQKELTHGPALDDRRVDALVAFLKTLTDSRYEPLLQE, from the coding sequence ATGTTCAAACTCTTACGCCATGCTTCCTGCCTTATACTATGTGCCGCGCCATTGGTTGCAGCCCCCTATCAGACAGCTGAGGATCTTGGGGAGGCGCTGTTCTTTGAGACGGATCTGTCTTTGAACCGCAGTCAGTCCTGTGCCACATGCCATGATCCCGCTGCGGGCTTCGTCGATCCCAGAGGTGACGCCGAAGGCGCGTTTTCCCGTGGAGACGATGGCGTGTCGCTTGGGGGGCGTCACGCACCCACCGCAGCCTATGCGTCTTTGTCGCCTGCCTTTCATCAGAATGACGCGGGCGAGTGGGTGGGGGGCCAGTTCTGGGATGGCCGTGCCGCTGATTTGGCAGAGCAGGCCGGAGGGCCGATCCTGAACCCCATCGAACTGGGGCTTTCAAGCCAAGCGGAGGCCATCGCTCGACTGGCCGCACATCCAGAGTATGTCGAGAGTTTTCAGACGCTCTATAGTGTCGACATCACCACAGATACGGAGGCGGGGTTCAAGGCGCTGACCCAAGCGCTTGCCGCCTTTGAGAGCAGTGACGTCTTTCAGCCTTTCGACAGCAAGTACGACCGCTTCTTGCGCGGGGATGTCGAGTTGAGCAGCGAAGAGGAGTTAGGCCGTCTCTTGTTCTTTTCGGAGCAGTTCACCAACTGCAACCAATGCCACCAGTTGCGCCGCAGCGCGATTGATCCCGCAGAGCCGTTTAGCGATTTTCGCTATCACAACATCGGTGTTCCCGCGAATGTGGCGGGTCGCCTTGAAAACGGGGTGGCAGAGGATTGGGTGGACGCCGGGCTTTATGAGAACCCCAGCGTTCTGGATCGCGCGGAGCGCGGCAAGTTTAAGACACCCACGCTGCGAAATGTGGCCGTGACGGGGCCCTATATGCACAATGGGGTGTTTCAGGATCTGCGCACCGTTGTGCTGTTTTACAATCGCTACAACAGCAAGGCCGCATCTGCACAGATCAACCCCGAGACCGGTGCGCCCTGGGGAGAGATCCCGGTGCCGGACACATTGGCGCAAAAGGAGCTGACCCATGGGCCGGCACTGGATGATCGTCGGGTGGATGCGCTGGTTGCTTTTCTCAAAACGCTGACCGATTCCCGTTACGAGCCCCTCCTGCAGGAGTAG
- a CDS encoding ABC transporter permease produces the protein MGPFILRRTGVMIITALCLTFIVFVMTNLYPNLEKLAKTEGNFRMSDEAVASWLDKNGYGQPMLLKYGQWLGVVPGWQRSGEEGVTGRCIDGTVTPEEAAQAARFCGILQGDWGYSTRFKTDVSEIIQTRLGNTGYLMMWVLILMVPSALIVGVLAGMREGSATDRSLSTVSIMTTATPEYVSGVIFIAVFASSTVGLKWFKGTATAAMENPTFENFFLPVLTIALYGMGYIARMTRASMTEVMTAQYIRTARLKGVSFPNIVLRHALRNALIAPFTVIMLQFPWLLNGVVIVETLFNYKGFGWALVEAASNNDIELLLAISVVSVIVVLLTQLISDIGYIFLNPRIRIS, from the coding sequence ATGGGACCATTCATATTGCGCCGCACGGGTGTGATGATCATTACGGCTTTGTGCCTGACGTTCATCGTCTTCGTGATGACCAATCTCTATCCAAACCTCGAAAAACTCGCCAAGACCGAAGGCAACTTCCGCATGTCGGACGAAGCGGTTGCAAGCTGGCTTGATAAGAATGGCTACGGTCAGCCGATGCTGTTGAAATACGGCCAGTGGCTGGGCGTGGTTCCCGGTTGGCAGCGCAGCGGCGAGGAAGGCGTCACCGGGCGTTGCATTGATGGAACCGTCACCCCGGAAGAAGCCGCGCAGGCCGCGCGGTTTTGTGGCATTCTGCAAGGCGACTGGGGCTATTCCACACGTTTCAAAACAGACGTGAGCGAAATCATCCAGACCCGGCTGGGCAACACCGGCTATCTGATGATGTGGGTTTTGATCCTCATGGTGCCCTCGGCCCTGATCGTGGGCGTTCTGGCCGGGATGCGCGAAGGTTCGGCAACCGACAGGTCCCTGTCGACCGTGTCGATCATGACGACCGCGACGCCGGAATATGTGTCGGGCGTGATCTTCATTGCGGTCTTTGCCTCCTCCACAGTGGGGCTCAAATGGTTCAAAGGCACCGCAACCGCTGCCATGGAGAACCCGACGTTTGAGAATTTCTTCCTGCCGGTACTGACCATCGCGCTCTATGGCATGGGCTATATCGCCCGGATGACACGCGCCTCCATGACCGAAGTGATGACGGCCCAATACATCCGGACTGCACGCCTTAAGGGGGTGAGTTTTCCAAACATCGTTCTGCGCCACGCGCTGCGCAATGCGTTGATTGCCCCCTTCACGGTAATCATGCTGCAGTTCCCCTGGTTGTTGAACGGAGTCGTGATTGTCGAAACCTTGTTTAACTACAAGGGCTTCGGCTGGGCACTGGTCGAGGCGGCCAGCAACAACGACATCGAGCTTCTGCTGGCGATTTCGGTCGTCTCCGTCATCGTGGTTCTGTTGACGCAGCTGATTTCCGACATCGGCTACATCTTCTTGAACCCCCGTATCCGTATCTCGTAA
- a CDS encoding lytic transglycosylase domain-containing protein, giving the protein MRRISTAALIVTCLATPVVASDLFSNSSKRKVFAAQTKFLDTRGATQYRGSERLKPDSLQDDVLPVYRGSYRGEYLEVARSAARANGVPEDLFLRLVQQESNWNPTAESHKGALGLAQLMPQTARTLGVDPLVPAENLRGGAKYLAQQYRKFGSWRLALAAYNAGPEAVTRHGGVPPYKETQNYVRKILGS; this is encoded by the coding sequence ATGCGACGTATTTCGACTGCTGCTCTCATCGTGACCTGCCTTGCTACACCTGTCGTGGCTAGTGATCTGTTCAGCAACAGCTCCAAGCGTAAGGTGTTTGCTGCCCAGACCAAGTTTCTGGATACCCGCGGGGCGACCCAATATCGCGGCTCGGAGCGGTTGAAACCCGACAGTCTTCAAGATGACGTGCTGCCGGTCTATCGCGGCAGCTATCGCGGGGAGTATCTGGAGGTGGCGCGCAGCGCTGCGCGTGCAAACGGTGTGCCAGAGGATCTCTTTTTGCGATTGGTGCAGCAGGAGAGCAACTGGAACCCCACCGCCGAGTCCCACAAGGGCGCGCTTGGTTTGGCGCAGTTGATGCCGCAGACCGCCCGTACTCTGGGCGTGGATCCGTTGGTCCCGGCTGAAAACCTGAGGGGCGGCGCCAAGTATCTGGCGCAGCAGTACCGCAAGTTCGGCTCTTGGCGACTTGCGCTGGCGGCTTATAACGCTGGACCTGAGGCGGTCACACGCCATGGCGGCGTGCCGCCCTACAAGGAAACCCAAAATTACGTGCGCAAGATCCTCGGTAGCTAA
- a CDS encoding tetratricopeptide repeat-containing sulfotransferase family protein — protein MLVENSHTPDALAEAFATVDGLMATGKFARSLSVMLPFVQTGELDAGLLDRTADCFFEMRDYENAVNVMRHVTATWPDDPSAWGKLGLMLQTKGDLLGAEQAFEEVLKRDPNSIPALTALNGIETFSVDSLYAQRLMSLSEREDLDAKHRALIHYALAQIAHGSGEAEVAFTLFQSARNEVAGPFAPAIFDEMVAEQEALFEPRPASEDASLLPKLVFIGGMPMSGTGLVDRILAQHPGVFSVGAKTALSRTHGAIRMHLAKTDRPCNYWDWMEHLSAEEIDIFRQYYLERALGGQVAGGKTIVDAHPLGCLEFGLAQFLFPEAKFVFMSRHPMDTALANIASNVLNGNALASRTEWIAQVMRTVYSSATVYASKLGDSMRLQSYEALVQNSEREIGLLLEHAGLEYNAACLTPNALCDVPQIATMLGQEELSTETQNQWLPYEEQLQGFYEQLGGERWVSAWEDFDKTLR, from the coding sequence ATGCTGGTAGAAAACAGCCATACTCCCGATGCCTTGGCTGAGGCATTTGCAACCGTCGACGGTCTTATGGCCACGGGCAAATTTGCACGCTCTCTCAGCGTGATGCTGCCTTTTGTTCAAACAGGTGAGCTGGATGCTGGCCTGCTGGATCGCACCGCCGATTGCTTCTTTGAAATGCGTGACTACGAGAATGCGGTAAACGTCATGCGCCATGTCACTGCAACCTGGCCCGATGATCCCTCCGCATGGGGCAAGCTTGGCCTGATGCTGCAAACCAAGGGTGATCTCCTTGGTGCCGAGCAGGCCTTTGAGGAAGTGCTGAAGCGCGATCCCAATTCGATCCCGGCGCTGACTGCGCTCAACGGGATTGAGACATTTTCCGTCGACAGCCTCTATGCCCAGCGCCTGATGTCGCTCTCCGAGCGTGAGGATCTGGATGCCAAACACCGTGCCTTGATCCACTATGCGCTGGCCCAGATCGCCCATGGGTCGGGCGAGGCAGAGGTCGCATTTACGCTGTTCCAATCTGCGCGCAACGAGGTGGCCGGTCCTTTTGCGCCTGCGATTTTCGACGAGATGGTCGCCGAGCAAGAAGCCTTGTTTGAACCGCGCCCGGCCTCTGAGGATGCGTCGCTGCTGCCCAAACTGGTCTTTATCGGCGGTATGCCGATGTCTGGCACCGGTCTGGTGGATCGAATTCTCGCACAGCACCCTGGCGTGTTCAGTGTTGGCGCAAAAACGGCGCTCTCGCGCACCCATGGTGCCATCCGCATGCATCTCGCCAAGACCGACCGTCCCTGCAACTACTGGGATTGGATGGAGCATCTGAGCGCAGAAGAAATCGACATCTTCCGTCAGTACTACCTCGAGCGCGCCCTCGGCGGTCAGGTGGCTGGTGGCAAGACCATTGTTGACGCGCATCCGCTGGGATGTCTGGAATTCGGCCTTGCACAATTCCTCTTCCCCGAGGCCAAATTTGTCTTCATGTCGCGTCACCCGATGGACACGGCGCTGGCCAATATCGCGTCCAACGTGCTGAACGGCAATGCGCTGGCATCGCGTACCGAATGGATCGCGCAGGTGATGCGCACGGTCTATTCCTCGGCAACCGTCTATGCTTCCAAACTTGGCGACAGCATGCGCCTGCAGTCCTACGAGGCGCTGGTGCAAAACTCCGAGCGTGAAATCGGCCTCCTCTTGGAGCATGCGGGTCTTGAATACAACGCCGCATGCCTCACACCAAATGCGCTCTGTGACGTGCCGCAGATTGCGACCATGCTTGGTCAGGAAGAGCTCTCGACTGAGACGCAGAACCAGTGGCTCCCCTATGAGGAGCAGCTGCAGGGGTTCTACGAGCAACTGGGCGGCGAACGCTGGGTCTCTGCTTGGGAAGATTTCGACAAGACGCTGCGCTGA
- a CDS encoding ABC transporter permease, whose translation MDPLTWTGALGFLTPILVIALILLAASIVIWMLASAMSAGTRYVANADGSLSLAGNPQAMAALAVRATFGAVAAIALAYLVLGLIMGTGAGIIGAISQQMWPTWVALLLLFSLSIKFKRRLGLYGKLFDSPIGMIGFGLVMFWVFTGVFGAMDLIATHDPLAQVSGMKNKVPGTPLRSVEDGEYAWYLLGGDNLARDVFSRMVKGAWEVLKYAPLATLFAFMVGITLGLPAGYYGGKLDTFLSFLANLILAFPVILLFYLLVTPEIVATGLPQYMAVVLFAFPMVFCGVLIHSRFRTQPSKNAFWLALVLVPMVLMYMSLINAEGSKIAFWPLDFFDIPGGVLVVFVSVVFVNSPTVFRIVRGLALDIKTRDYVAAAQTRGERPWYIMLWEILPNVRGPLIVDFCLRIGYTTILLGTLGFFGLGLPPESPDWGSTINDGRKLLSIYLHPALPPAIALMSLVLGLNLLADGLREESLRD comes from the coding sequence ATGGACCCTTTGACTTGGACTGGCGCTCTTGGCTTTCTCACACCGATCCTGGTGATCGCGCTCATCCTGCTGGCGGCGAGCATTGTGATCTGGATGTTGGCGTCCGCAATGAGCGCGGGCACACGCTATGTGGCAAATGCCGATGGCAGCCTCTCTCTTGCAGGCAATCCGCAGGCGATGGCCGCGCTGGCGGTGCGCGCCACATTCGGCGCGGTCGCGGCGATCGCACTCGCCTATCTCGTCCTGGGCCTGATCATGGGCACGGGTGCGGGGATCATCGGAGCAATTTCACAGCAGATGTGGCCCACCTGGGTCGCGCTGCTCTTGCTGTTCTCGCTGTCGATCAAGTTCAAGAGACGCCTTGGGCTCTATGGCAAGCTCTTTGACAGCCCCATCGGCATGATCGGGTTTGGCCTCGTGATGTTCTGGGTCTTCACCGGCGTCTTTGGTGCGATGGACCTTATCGCCACCCATGACCCGCTGGCGCAGGTCTCCGGCATGAAAAACAAAGTCCCCGGCACTCCGTTGCGCAGCGTGGAAGACGGAGAATATGCCTGGTATCTTCTCGGTGGAGACAACCTTGCACGGGACGTGTTCTCTCGCATGGTCAAAGGGGCGTGGGAGGTATTGAAGTACGCGCCTCTGGCAACGCTTTTTGCCTTTATGGTTGGGATCACATTGGGGCTTCCGGCAGGCTATTACGGTGGCAAGCTCGATACGTTCCTGTCCTTCCTTGCCAACCTCATTCTGGCCTTTCCGGTGATCCTGCTGTTCTACCTTCTGGTGACGCCCGAGATCGTTGCGACAGGCCTGCCGCAGTATATGGCGGTGGTGCTCTTTGCCTTTCCAATGGTGTTTTGCGGGGTCTTGATCCACTCAAGATTTCGCACACAGCCCAGCAAGAACGCTTTCTGGCTGGCGTTGGTTCTGGTTCCGATGGTCCTGATGTACATGTCGCTCATCAACGCCGAAGGTTCCAAAATCGCGTTTTGGCCGCTGGATTTCTTTGACATTCCCGGGGGGGTGCTGGTGGTGTTTGTCTCGGTGGTGTTTGTGAACTCCCCCACGGTGTTTCGGATCGTGCGTGGCCTTGCGCTGGACATCAAGACCCGCGACTACGTCGCTGCCGCGCAGACCCGTGGTGAGCGCCCCTGGTACATCATGCTGTGGGAGATCCTGCCCAATGTCCGCGGTCCATTGATCGTCGATTTCTGCCTGCGCATTGGGTACACCACCATCCTACTGGGAACACTTGGATTTTTTGGCCTTGGCCTGCCGCCGGAAAGCCCCGATTGGGGCTCCACCATCAATGATGGACGCAAGCTGTTGTCGATCTATCTGCACCCCGCCCTGCCGCCCGCCATTGCCCTGATGAGCCTTGTTCTTGGGCTCAACCTGCTGGCAGATGGATTGCGTGAAGAGAGCCTTCGGGACTGA
- a CDS encoding dipeptide ABC transporter ATP-binding protein: MSKLADYDGPILEIDKLSISFFTRLREIPAVMDFSVAVQPGEAVGLVGESGCGKSTVALGVMQDLGKNGRIVGGSIKFKGRDLAEMSAEELRDVRGNEIAMIYQEPMASLNPAMKIGKQLMEVPMIHEGVSEKEAYDRALEVVTDVKLPDPKRMLNSYPHQLSGGQQQRIVIAMALMSKPALLILDEPTTALDVTVEAAVVELVKDLGKKYGTSMLFISHNLGLVLETCDRICVMYSGEAVERGSIEDVFDHMRHPYTQALFRSIPLPGADKNARPLVAIPGNFPLPHERPRGCNFGPRCDYFEAGRCDASDIAMAAVPGNERHHTRCLRFEEIDWNAPLALAEQTSKTEPGRVVLKMDKLKKYYEVAANALFGGGARKVVKANETLSFEARESETLAIVGESGCGKSTFAKVLMGLETATEGEILLDDRNIEDVPIEARDAKTISDVQMVFQNPFDTLNPSMTVGRQIIRALEIFGIGDSDGARKQRMLELLDLVKLPRAFADRMPRQLSGGQKQRVGIARAFAGGARIVVADEPVSALDVSVQAAVTDLLMEIQRNEKTTLLFISHDLSIVRYLSDRVMVMYLGHVVELGETEQVFSPPYHPYTEALLSAVPIADTSVEKTHIVLEGDIPSAMNPPSGCPFQTRCRWKSKVPGGLCEAEVPPIQTLENGHQIKCHLSGEVLESMEPVIKIAAE, translated from the coding sequence ATGAGCAAACTCGCAGACTATGACGGCCCGATCCTTGAAATCGACAAGCTGTCGATCTCATTTTTTACAAGGCTGCGCGAGATTCCAGCGGTGATGGACTTTTCGGTCGCCGTGCAACCGGGCGAAGCGGTTGGGCTGGTCGGAGAATCCGGCTGCGGCAAATCCACCGTGGCGTTGGGCGTCATGCAGGATCTGGGCAAGAACGGGCGCATCGTCGGTGGTTCGATCAAGTTCAAGGGCCGTGATCTCGCGGAGATGAGCGCCGAGGAGCTGCGAGATGTGCGCGGCAACGAGATCGCGATGATCTATCAGGAGCCGATGGCCTCGCTCAATCCGGCGATGAAAATCGGCAAGCAACTGATGGAAGTGCCGATGATTCATGAGGGTGTCAGCGAGAAAGAGGCCTATGATCGCGCGCTCGAGGTGGTCACGGATGTAAAACTGCCGGATCCCAAGCGGATGCTGAATTCCTATCCGCATCAGCTCTCGGGCGGGCAGCAGCAGCGGATCGTCATTGCAATGGCACTGATGTCCAAGCCTGCACTCTTGATCCTCGATGAGCCTACCACCGCACTTGATGTAACTGTTGAGGCCGCCGTGGTCGAACTGGTCAAGGATCTGGGCAAGAAATACGGCACCTCAATGCTGTTTATCTCGCACAACCTCGGGCTTGTTCTTGAGACTTGTGACAGGATTTGCGTGATGTATTCCGGTGAGGCGGTGGAGCGCGGGTCGATTGAGGATGTCTTTGACCACATGCGCCACCCCTACACGCAGGCCTTGTTCCGCTCAATTCCCCTGCCGGGCGCCGACAAGAACGCGCGTCCGCTGGTGGCGATCCCCGGCAACTTTCCCCTGCCCCATGAACGCCCGCGCGGCTGCAACTTTGGCCCACGCTGTGACTATTTCGAAGCCGGGCGCTGTGATGCAAGCGACATCGCAATGGCGGCGGTGCCGGGCAATGAACGCCACCATACCCGCTGTCTGCGCTTTGAAGAAATCGACTGGAACGCACCGCTCGCTCTGGCGGAGCAAACCAGCAAGACAGAGCCCGGGCGGGTTGTGCTCAAGATGGACAAGCTCAAGAAATATTACGAGGTCGCGGCCAATGCGCTGTTTGGGGGCGGCGCGCGAAAGGTTGTCAAAGCCAATGAGACACTGAGCTTTGAGGCGCGCGAATCCGAGACGCTTGCCATCGTGGGCGAGTCCGGCTGCGGTAAATCCACATTTGCCAAGGTACTGATGGGGCTGGAAACAGCGACCGAGGGCGAGATCCTTCTGGACGACCGCAACATCGAGGACGTGCCGATCGAGGCGCGGGATGCAAAGACCATTTCCGATGTGCAAATGGTGTTCCAGAACCCCTTCGACACGCTCAATCCTTCGATGACGGTCGGGCGGCAGATCATCCGGGCGCTGGAGATCTTTGGCATCGGTGACAGCGATGGCGCAAGAAAGCAGCGCATGCTCGAACTTCTGGATCTGGTGAAGCTGCCACGTGCCTTTGCCGACCGGATGCCGCGACAGCTCTCGGGCGGGCAGAAACAGCGGGTTGGTATTGCCCGTGCCTTTGCCGGGGGCGCGCGGATCGTGGTTGCGGATGAACCCGTCTCGGCGCTGGATGTGTCGGTGCAGGCTGCTGTGACCGATCTCCTGATGGAGATCCAGCGCAATGAGAAGACGACCCTGCTCTTTATCAGTCACGATCTCTCGATTGTGCGCTATCTCAGCGATCGGGTGATGGTGATGTATCTCGGTCATGTGGTCGAGCTTGGCGAAACCGAGCAGGTGTTCTCACCGCCCTATCACCCCTATACCGAGGCGCTGTTGTCTGCTGTGCCAATCGCGGACACATCGGTCGAAAAGACCCATATCGTGCTTGAGGGGGATATCCCTTCGGCCATGAACCCGCCCTCCGGGTGCCCGTTTCAGACTCGTTGCCGTTGGAAATCGAAGGTTCCAGGTGGCCTCTGCGAGGCTGAGGTGCCGCCCATCCAGACCCTTGAAAACGGGCACCAGATCAAATGCCATCTGAGCGGCGAAGTTCTGGAGAGTATGGAGCCGGTCATCAAGATCGCGGCGGAGTGA